A section of the Falco peregrinus isolate bFalPer1 chromosome 3, bFalPer1.pri, whole genome shotgun sequence genome encodes:
- the SCNN1D gene encoding amiloride-sensitive sodium channel subunit delta, whose translation MEPEAAREEEKKEGLIEFYDSFKDMFEFFCKNTTIHGTIRLVCSGSNRMKTAFWTLLLLASFGMLYWQFALMFSQYWAYPVVLTMSMHSEPKMFPAITICNLDPYRFELVSEHLVQLDHMAEESIAFLYGINVSASLFHVNEKNIHVKDLSSIGNLSRSSFKLSQNFSLLRMPDHNNRAGKKHSSVGFRLCDATGGNCFYKTYSSGMDAILEWYRFHYMNIMSQLPVIINISDHEEHIEDMVYSCQYDGEPCRPSDYVHFHHPVFGSCYTFNSKGTDSFWTATKPGIPYGLSLILRAEQKDHIPLLSTVAGVKVMIHNHNQTPFLEHEGFDIRPGIATTIGIQQDEVNRLGGNYGKCTTNGNDVNVKLLYNNSYTLQACLHSCFQHIMVQKCGCGYYYYPLPPGAEYCDYNKQPAWGHCFYQLYNRLRNHHLNCFDQCPKPCRESLYKVSAGTAKWPSAKSQDWVRQALRHQKGYNSTSNRKDIAKVTIFYQQLNYQSVNESPLLSENLLLSSMGSQWSLWFGSSVLSVVEMFELLIDTLVLSLLFCYQRLRSKKTLKVARTPTIPSVSLTLENYRVVQEEAGKADDSAHDHPSGVTIAMDTSSDLHLAPLPSKVEMPEVRPDVVLNGYGCTRDSSVEGERSS comes from the exons ATGGAGCCGGAAGCGGCaagagaagaggagaagaaagaaggctTGATTGAGTTTTACGATTCCTTCAAGGATATGTTTGAATTCTTCTGTAAGAACACAACGATCCACGGCACTATCCGCCTCGTGTGCTCGGGCAGCAATAggatgaaaacagctttttggaCTCTGCTTTTACTTGCCAGCTTCGGCATGTTGTACTGGCAATTTGCACTGATGTTCAGCCAGTACTGGGCCTACCCTGTTGTCCTGACCATGTCAATGCATTCCGAGCCCAAGATGTTTCCAGCAATTACTATCTGCAATCTGGACCCATACAG gTTTGAACTGGTTAGTGAACATTTGGTTCAATTGGATCACATGGCAGAGGAATCAATTGCTTTTTTGTACGGCATCAACGTATCAGCCAGCTTATTCCACGTGAACGAGAAAAACATCCACGTGAAAGACCTGTCAAGCATAGGCAATCTCAGCAGATCTAGCTTCAAGCTGAGCCAAAACTTCTCACTCTTGAGAATGCCTGACCACAATAACAGGGCAGGGAAGAAACATTCCAGCGTGGGCTTCAGGCTG tgcGACGCCACAGGTGGGAATTGCTTCTACAAGACGTATTCCTCCGGGATGGATGCAATTCTTGAATGGTACAGATTTCACTACATGAACATCATGTCCCAGCTACCAGTTATAATCAACATTTCTGATCATGAGGAGCACATTGAAGATATGGTCTACTCCTGCCAGTATGACGGGGAGCCCTGCAGACCCAG TGACTATGTTCACTTTCACCACCCAGTCTTTGGAAGCTGCTATACTTTTAACAGCAAGGGAACGGACTCTTTTTGGACAGCTACAAAACCAGGAATTCCTTACG GCCTTTCCCTTAtcctgagagcagagcagaaggatCACATCCCACTCCTGTCTACAGTAGCGGGGGTGAAAGTGATGATACACAACCACAACCAGACGCCATTCCTCGAGCATGAAGGCTTTGACATCAGACCAGGCATTGCAACTACCATAGGCATTCAGCAG GATGAGGTGAATCGCCTGGGTGGCAATTATGGGAAATGCACGACTAATGGCAATGATGTGAATGTTAAACTCCTGTACAACAACTCCTACACCCTGCAG gcTTGTTTGCATTCCTGCTTTCAGCACATAATGGTTCAAAAATGTGGCTGTGGCTATTACTACTACCCGCTGCCTCCCGGCGCTGAGTACTGTGACTACAATAAGCAGCCTGCATGGG GTCACTGCTTCTACCAGCTGTACAACAGGCTCAGAAATCACCACCTGAATTGTTTTGACCAGTGCCCCAAGCCTTGCCG GGAATCGCTGTACAAGGTGTCTGCCGGGACAGCTAAATGGCCATCAGCCAAGTCTCAG GACTGGGTCCGCCAGGCTCTGAGGCATCAGAAAGGGTATAACTCCACCAGCAACAG GAAGGACATTGCCAAGGTGACCATCTTCTACCAGCAGCTGAACTACCAGTCTGTGAACGAGTCGCCTCTACTCTCA GAGAATCTGCTTCTGTCCAGCATGGGAAGCCAATGGAGTCTGTGGTTTGGATCCTCAGTGTTGTCTGTGGTTGAAATGTTTGAGCTGCTTATAGATACGCTGGTCTTGTCTCTCCTCTTCTGCTACCAAAGGCTGAGGTCAAAGAAGACATTGAAAGTAGCTCGCACTCCTACCATCCCCAGCGTGAGCTTGACTCTGGAAAACTACCGAGTTGTGCAAGAAGAAGCTGGAAAAGCTGACGATTCTGCTCATGATCACCCTTCTGGAGTCACTATTGCCATGGACACCAGCAGTGACCTGCATCTTGCCCCACTCCCCAGCAAGGTGGAAATGCCAGAGGTGCGCCCAGATGTGGTGCTTAATGGATATGGGTGCACGAGGGACAGCTCTGTGGAAGGGGAACGCAGTAGCTGA